From the Thalassophryne amazonica unplaced genomic scaffold, fThaAma1.1, whole genome shotgun sequence genome, one window contains:
- the LOC117506292 gene encoding band 4.1-like protein 3 — protein sequence MDGDLTATESDQDEEVQVLGSPEEALQPQKAISALRRSFLEGGGGADGCASEWERRLASSPLRRLDDSPMIEPLEPDQVRAQCKPRLMLSEAHAHL from the exons TCTGATCAAGATGAAGAAGTTCAG GTACTGGGGAGCCCTGAGGAGGCCCTGCAGCCCCAGAAAGCCATCAGTGCTCTAAGACGCTCCTTCctagagggaggaggaggagcagacgGATGTGCGTCAGAGTGGGAGCGACGCCTTGCCTCATCACCTCTACGACGACTCGATGACTCCCCCATGATAGAGCCGCTGGAACCAGACCAGGTGAGGGCCCAGTGTAAGCCCCGCCTTATGCTGTCTGAAGCGCACGCCCATCTCTAG